The Phycisphaerales bacterium genome includes a region encoding these proteins:
- a CDS encoding DUF1573 domain-containing protein, whose protein sequence is MITSRGAGNIAAVLVLLGGWGVAIGFAQPRLTLSQERWDFGDVWHPESVTLALRVSNTGDAPLNIANVRSTCGCTVVQPAKKVLAPGEYMEVPVRFDTAGKQDRVTSSVIFETDDPQRPSVTLAIAGNVKRAIRREPLGGLVIRTLDGRPGQMGVVLLENLTEQPLQMQLTATSAPWLDVQVQPVVPGVSVQLVGRTREPLRPGESRRGSLRFSTGLTREPSFDLPVRVEALPLVYASPPAIMLDERISAQPTTRMVSLHYYGTREDFAITKTTSSSPLVTVRVLSTQPPTGGMAQLTPKIMRMVQTQLSLPGFADLPAEGVTLTFETNDPAMPRVDFIVTRERGVWEKIVYGEPAGPMVPAR, encoded by the coding sequence GTGATCACTTCGCGCGGCGCCGGCAACATTGCAGCGGTGCTCGTCCTCCTCGGGGGTTGGGGTGTGGCAATCGGCTTCGCGCAGCCACGTCTCACACTCTCGCAGGAGCGCTGGGACTTCGGTGACGTCTGGCATCCGGAGAGCGTCACGTTGGCGCTCCGGGTCAGCAACACGGGGGACGCGCCGCTGAACATCGCGAACGTCCGATCGACGTGTGGCTGCACCGTAGTGCAACCGGCGAAGAAGGTCCTCGCGCCGGGCGAGTACATGGAAGTGCCGGTACGTTTCGACACGGCCGGTAAGCAGGATCGTGTGACCTCCAGCGTGATCTTTGAGACGGACGATCCGCAGCGGCCGAGTGTGACGCTGGCGATTGCCGGCAACGTGAAGCGGGCAATTCGCCGGGAGCCGCTCGGCGGGCTTGTGATTCGGACGCTGGATGGGCGACCAGGGCAGATGGGGGTCGTGCTGCTGGAGAACCTCACGGAGCAACCGCTGCAAATGCAATTGACGGCCACGAGCGCCCCTTGGCTGGATGTGCAGGTGCAGCCAGTCGTGCCGGGCGTCTCGGTGCAACTGGTGGGCCGGACGCGCGAACCGTTGCGGCCGGGGGAGTCGCGGCGCGGGAGTCTGCGGTTTTCCACTGGTTTGACGCGGGAGCCCAGCTTCGATCTGCCGGTGCGGGTCGAGGCGCTGCCGCTGGTGTACGCGAGCCCGCCAGCGATCATGCTGGACGAGCGGATCTCGGCGCAGCCGACGACGCGGATGGTCAGCTTGCATTACTATGGAACACGCGAGGACTTCGCGATTACGAAGACGACGTCTTCGTCGCCGCTGGTGACGGTGCGCGTCCTTTCGACGCAACCGCCGACCGGTGGGATGGCGCAGTTGACGCCGAAGATCATGCGGATGGTGCAGACCCAGCTCAGTCTGCCAGGGTTCGCGGACCTGCCCGCCGAGGGCGTGACGCTGACGTTTGAAACCAACGATCCGGCCATGCCGCGAGTCGATTTCATTGTGACGCGTGAGCGGGGGGTTTGGGAGAAAATCGTTTACGGTGAGCCAGCCGGGCCGATGGTTCCGGCGCGGTAA
- a CDS encoding S41 family peptidase, with translation MLARYARAGLVALVLLPAVTWAATSSDLATAYAAILKGDYTAGRNIVEQALGAEAPAEAQRIRGWLAAYERVASKRSELKAATYQWNLEQAQQALAAGRVTLALSFAAQAVPYAEDMAAMAAHPTIQELTKAARAAAAEAFAEQQRTRALSFYMLLSRLHPEDAEIKDRRDEIGRFVRIEAVYEDRKALDARLKDVRADQLRRAIEMIDRLYYRTPDFRDLARSALRNLRTVSEVDKLATYLDGLANVQLRNSFQGELARLAARVEEASKFTHQDLWALYNDVQKLNRGTIELPDQLVVVEFLNGVVGALDDYTSVIWPADAEDFGKYMGEFQGVGIQLGIEELTGRLKVVTPLEGSPALEAGLQPDDLIIAVDGKDTRNWTTDDAVENIMGPAGTEVALTVHRPRTDDVLRFNLVRRRILLTTVRGIERSPGDATAWNYILDPDSGIAYIRLTQFLQESAGELTRALRAAQEQGMRGLVLDLRYNPGGLLDVAIDVVDNFLAEGDVVVTRGRLSADDRKRASGSAPYRELPIVVLVNEHSASASEILAGALQDHHRALVLGDRTFGKGSVQHLRPLTSRAAPSLTDARLKLTTALYYLPSGRTPHKAEGEAEWGVRPDYERKLTPKEQRRVLERERLAFIIHNEADLGKGERLSSEERAALLTSEKDSEEQAADRPFLTEDDLKLLEADPFEAPDVDPQLEEALLLIRVKLAGDLPWPQQLASARQEKK, from the coding sequence ATGCTCGCACGTTACGCGCGTGCCGGCCTTGTGGCGCTGGTGCTGCTGCCCGCCGTGACCTGGGCGGCCACCAGCAGCGACCTCGCCACGGCCTATGCGGCGATCCTGAAGGGGGACTACACCGCCGGCCGGAACATCGTCGAGCAGGCCCTGGGGGCCGAGGCACCGGCCGAAGCCCAGCGCATCCGGGGGTGGCTTGCGGCGTACGAACGCGTCGCTTCCAAGCGCTCGGAGCTGAAAGCTGCTACATACCAGTGGAACCTCGAGCAGGCACAGCAGGCCCTGGCCGCTGGCCGGGTCACGCTCGCGCTGAGCTTTGCGGCCCAGGCGGTGCCCTACGCGGAAGATATGGCCGCAATGGCCGCGCATCCCACGATCCAGGAATTGACCAAGGCAGCCCGGGCGGCCGCGGCGGAGGCCTTTGCCGAGCAGCAGCGCACGCGGGCTCTGAGCTTCTACATGCTGCTCTCGCGGCTGCACCCAGAGGACGCCGAGATCAAGGATCGACGCGACGAAATCGGGCGCTTCGTGCGAATTGAGGCGGTCTACGAAGATCGCAAGGCGCTGGATGCGCGGCTGAAGGATGTGCGTGCCGACCAGTTGCGGCGGGCGATCGAAATGATCGATCGGCTTTACTACCGCACGCCGGACTTCCGTGATCTGGCGCGCAGCGCACTGCGGAATTTACGGACGGTTTCCGAAGTGGACAAACTGGCGACGTATCTCGACGGACTGGCCAATGTGCAGTTGCGCAACAGCTTCCAGGGTGAGCTGGCGCGGCTGGCGGCGCGGGTCGAGGAGGCGAGCAAGTTCACGCACCAGGATCTCTGGGCACTTTACAACGATGTGCAGAAGCTCAATCGCGGGACGATCGAGCTCCCCGACCAGTTGGTCGTGGTCGAGTTCCTGAACGGCGTCGTGGGCGCGCTGGACGACTACACGAGTGTGATCTGGCCTGCCGACGCCGAGGATTTCGGCAAGTACATGGGCGAGTTCCAGGGCGTGGGAATCCAACTCGGGATTGAGGAACTCACCGGTCGGTTGAAGGTTGTGACGCCGCTCGAGGGGTCGCCCGCGCTCGAAGCGGGCTTGCAGCCCGACGACCTGATCATCGCGGTGGACGGCAAGGATACTCGCAACTGGACGACGGATGACGCGGTCGAGAACATCATGGGTCCGGCCGGCACGGAAGTTGCGCTGACGGTGCATCGCCCGCGTACGGATGATGTGCTGCGGTTCAATCTCGTGCGGCGACGGATTCTGCTGACGACGGTCCGCGGCATTGAGCGCAGCCCGGGCGATGCGACCGCCTGGAACTATATCCTCGATCCCGATTCGGGCATTGCGTATATCCGGCTGACACAATTCCTCCAGGAGTCGGCGGGTGAGTTGACGCGGGCCCTGCGGGCGGCCCAAGAACAGGGGATGCGCGGGCTGGTCCTCGACCTGCGGTACAACCCGGGCGGGCTGTTGGATGTCGCCATCGACGTGGTGGACAACTTCCTCGCGGAGGGTGACGTCGTCGTAACCCGTGGCCGGCTTAGTGCGGATGACCGCAAGCGGGCCTCGGGCAGCGCTCCGTATCGTGAACTGCCGATCGTCGTGCTCGTGAACGAACACAGTGCCAGTGCGTCAGAGATTCTGGCGGGTGCGCTGCAAGACCATCACCGGGCGCTGGTGCTCGGGGATCGGACGTTCGGCAAGGGGAGCGTACAGCACCTGCGACCGCTGACCAGCCGCGCCGCTCCGTCTCTCACGGACGCACGGCTGAAGCTGACGACAGCACTTTATTACCTGCCGAGTGGCCGCACGCCGCACAAGGCGGAAGGTGAGGCCGAGTGGGGGGTCCGGCCGGACTACGAGCGGAAGCTGACTCCGAAAGAGCAACGGCGCGTGCTGGAGCGTGAGCGGCTGGCGTTCATTATCCACAACGAGGCGGATCTCGGGAAGGGTGAACGGCTTTCGAGCGAGGAGCGGGCCGCACTGCTCACAAGCGAAAAGGATAGCGAGGAGCAGGCCGCCGACCGTCCTTTCCTCACCGAGGATGATCTCAAATTGCTGGAAGCCGATCCGTTCGAGGCGCCGGACGTAGATCCGCAGTTGGAAGAAGCCCTCCTGCTGATCCGCGTTAAGCTTGCTGGTGACCTGCCGTGGCCGCAGCAATTGGCGTCGGCACGCCAGGAGAAGAAGTAG
- a CDS encoding ankyrin repeat domain-containing protein, whose amino-acid sequence MRTLWCAAAALMLGGNTLLWAQVPLPPIHQAARDRDGERVATLLADHPEWLELRTADGETPLHFAAAGHDAGTLRVLLEHGADSRARDALGRTALHYAATAWDPEVLQLLLAAGAEVNAADDTGETPLHFAARRLNDASMQLLLAAGAAVNTRAAGGRTPLHVLGLSDRCHDRVDALYLPLAHMLIRAGADPNLVDDDGQRALTPPWEVEGDRSSYRTYPQITQLMQQWATTYPAIARVVNLGNSVQGRAIWALNISDNVGVAEDEPRFKYVSTMHGDEWTGNEMCLYLIEHLLSNYGADPRITNLINEIDIWIVPVMNPDGYVNTTRTNSQGIDLNRNFPEGFNGEPNTTAGRAVETGVIMNWTMAYPTTLSANLHTGALVVNYPYDNDGKGSVYSASPDDDVFIYLSEEYARNNPPMWASSSFFHGITNGAAWYSITGGMQDWHYRYLGGFEVTIELSSVKRPTASLLPQYWLENRESMLRYMELCLIGVRGIVTAANTGAPLAATIAVVGRNRPVFTDPVVGNYHRLLLPGQYTLRFSAPGYDTLFLPVTVDAGPAKRLDVALAPEPAFSAPLAGDELPVDRPTQIAWTGNSAAAFELQHSTNYGDMQAMTDGFEGTTLDPAYTTGGNLPWTIVTGNYYAGTQSARAGAITHNQVSWMQRTVGAGALSFRYRVSSESNYDYFNFYINSQRLVRVSGNGSWQLFQTVLPPGNHLLRWEYTKDVSVSSYSDTVFIDELSLINDSTIWSPLAGPTEIGADNWTWTPTELSDANRLRIRSVTPSGTGAWVESGTFAVVAAPYAAGDMNCDGAVNFGDISLFIAALKAGSPDGWPHDCPWSQADCNGDGAVNFGDIGAFIAAVKGTP is encoded by the coding sequence ATGCGCACGCTCTGGTGTGCCGCCGCCGCGCTGATGCTGGGGGGGAACACTCTGTTGTGGGCCCAGGTCCCGCTGCCCCCGATTCACCAGGCCGCCCGTGACCGCGATGGCGAGCGCGTCGCCACACTGCTCGCCGACCATCCGGAATGGCTTGAGCTGCGTACCGCTGACGGGGAAACACCGCTGCATTTTGCCGCGGCCGGGCACGATGCCGGCACCCTGCGAGTACTGCTCGAGCACGGGGCCGACAGCAGGGCGCGCGATGCGCTGGGTCGCACCGCTTTGCACTACGCCGCCACCGCCTGGGACCCGGAAGTGCTTCAGCTTCTACTCGCGGCCGGCGCGGAGGTGAACGCCGCCGACGACACCGGTGAGACGCCACTCCACTTCGCCGCCCGGCGCCTCAACGATGCCAGCATGCAGCTCCTGTTGGCGGCCGGCGCCGCCGTGAACACCCGCGCCGCGGGTGGCCGGACTCCCTTGCATGTGCTGGGTCTGTCGGATCGCTGCCATGACCGGGTGGATGCGCTGTACCTGCCGTTGGCACACATGCTCATTCGGGCCGGCGCCGACCCGAACCTGGTAGACGACGACGGACAGCGCGCGCTCACACCTCCGTGGGAGGTCGAAGGCGATCGCAGTTCATACCGCACCTACCCCCAGATCACGCAACTGATGCAACAGTGGGCGACCACCTACCCGGCCATCGCGCGTGTCGTGAACCTCGGCAACAGCGTGCAGGGCCGCGCAATCTGGGCCCTGAATATCAGCGACAACGTCGGCGTGGCAGAGGACGAGCCCCGCTTCAAGTACGTCTCGACGATGCATGGCGACGAGTGGACCGGCAACGAGATGTGCCTGTACCTCATCGAGCACCTCCTTTCCAACTACGGCGCCGATCCGCGGATCACGAACCTGATCAACGAGATCGACATCTGGATCGTGCCGGTCATGAATCCTGACGGCTACGTCAACACCACGCGTACCAACTCCCAGGGCATCGACCTCAACCGCAATTTCCCCGAGGGCTTCAACGGTGAGCCCAACACCACCGCCGGCCGAGCCGTCGAGACCGGGGTGATCATGAACTGGACCATGGCCTACCCCACCACGCTTTCCGCCAACCTGCATACAGGCGCGCTGGTGGTCAATTATCCCTACGACAATGACGGAAAGGGCTCGGTTTACTCTGCCAGTCCCGACGATGACGTATTCATCTACCTGTCTGAGGAGTACGCCCGGAACAATCCGCCGATGTGGGCGAGCTCCTCCTTCTTCCACGGCATCACCAACGGTGCCGCGTGGTACTCCATCACCGGTGGTATGCAGGATTGGCACTACCGCTACCTGGGCGGCTTTGAAGTGACCATCGAACTCAGCAGCGTGAAGCGCCCCACGGCCTCTCTGCTGCCGCAGTACTGGCTTGAGAACCGCGAGTCAATGCTCCGCTACATGGAACTGTGTCTCATCGGAGTGCGCGGCATCGTGACCGCGGCGAACACGGGCGCACCGCTCGCAGCGACCATCGCGGTGGTCGGCCGCAACCGCCCGGTCTTCACGGATCCGGTGGTTGGTAACTACCACCGCCTGCTACTGCCCGGGCAGTACACCCTGCGCTTCAGTGCCCCGGGTTACGACACGCTGTTTCTGCCCGTGACCGTGGATGCCGGTCCGGCCAAACGCCTTGACGTAGCGCTGGCGCCCGAGCCGGCGTTCAGTGCGCCCTTGGCGGGCGACGAATTGCCCGTGGATCGTCCCACCCAGATTGCCTGGACTGGCAATTCGGCCGCCGCGTTCGAATTGCAGCATTCGACTAACTATGGCGACATGCAGGCCATGACGGACGGCTTCGAAGGAACCACGCTCGATCCGGCCTACACGACCGGCGGTAACCTGCCCTGGACAATCGTCACCGGCAACTATTACGCCGGTACCCAATCGGCGCGCGCCGGAGCAATCACGCATAACCAGGTCTCCTGGATGCAACGCACCGTCGGCGCCGGCGCGCTGAGCTTTCGCTACCGCGTCAGCTCCGAGTCGAACTACGACTACTTCAACTTCTACATCAACAGCCAGCGGTTGGTGCGTGTCTCGGGGAATGGCAGTTGGCAGCTTTTCCAGACGGTTCTACCGCCGGGTAACCACCTCTTGCGATGGGAGTACACCAAGGACGTCTCCGTCTCCTCTTACAGCGACACCGTCTTCATCGATGAGTTGTCCCTGATCAACGATTCAACGATCTGGAGCCCGCTGGCCGGCCCCACGGAGATCGGCGCGGACAACTGGACATGGACCCCGACAGAATTGAGCGATGCGAACCGCCTCCGTATCCGCTCCGTGACCCCCAGCGGCACCGGCGCCTGGGTGGAGAGCGGCACCTTCGCCGTCGTCGCAGCCCCGTATGCTGCCGGTGACATGAACTGCGATGGCGCGGTGAACTTCGGCGACATCAGTCTTTTCATCGCAGCCCTCAAGGCCGGTTCTCCGGATGGCTGGCCCCATGACTGCCCGTGGAGCCAGGCCGACTGCAACGGTGACGGGGCGGTGAATTTCGGCGACATCGGAGCGTTCATTGCTGCGGTGAAAGGAACACCGTAA
- a CDS encoding DUF1573 domain-containing protein: MKFTGWRGSLVAACVLVGVGPAFAQPAGGAPRFEIDSREFDFGTVWQGEKVLRAFTIRNVGTAPLTLDVESSCGCTVPSKPESPLAPGAETKMEIEYQTYNRPGAANHIVTLKSNDPAAAAVRIQVRGQVQQVYAAQPRDLIYGELLTDEQRENFIEFENFYTSPMRPELIPNQDFGPFEVRVDELEAGRKFRLVVRTRPPIPLGSHDLRVRLRTGLDVMPELQFAVFGFVRPPVRLIPEKILVPRSMLRETKRMIAVQHSEDYPLEITKVSATAANFELEQLPERERRPQQKFIEHRIVVTIPPADQLPREGAVEIVIETTARDEQFRMIRVPIELLQPPTVAPTAAQPATGG; this comes from the coding sequence ATGAAGTTCACAGGATGGCGCGGCAGCTTGGTCGCCGCATGCGTGCTGGTCGGGGTGGGTCCCGCGTTCGCGCAGCCCGCGGGTGGGGCGCCGCGGTTCGAGATTGACAGCCGCGAGTTCGATTTCGGGACCGTGTGGCAGGGGGAGAAGGTGCTGCGCGCCTTCACCATTCGCAATGTCGGCACGGCCCCGCTAACCCTGGATGTGGAGAGTTCCTGCGGCTGCACTGTACCGAGCAAGCCCGAGAGCCCGCTCGCCCCGGGGGCCGAAACCAAAATGGAGATCGAGTACCAGACGTACAATCGGCCAGGGGCTGCCAACCATATCGTGACGCTGAAGTCGAACGATCCGGCAGCCGCTGCGGTGCGCATCCAGGTCCGGGGCCAGGTACAGCAGGTCTATGCCGCCCAGCCCCGCGACTTGATCTATGGGGAGCTGCTCACCGACGAGCAGCGCGAGAACTTCATCGAGTTCGAGAACTTCTACACCAGCCCGATGCGGCCGGAACTCATCCCGAACCAGGATTTCGGTCCTTTCGAGGTACGGGTTGACGAGCTGGAGGCCGGCCGCAAGTTTCGGCTGGTCGTGCGGACGCGTCCGCCGATACCACTCGGGTCGCATGATCTCCGGGTCCGGTTGCGTACCGGGCTGGACGTGATGCCCGAGCTGCAGTTCGCTGTGTTCGGTTTTGTTCGGCCGCCCGTCCGCCTCATCCCGGAGAAGATTCTGGTGCCGCGTTCGATGCTGCGTGAAACAAAGCGCATGATCGCGGTGCAGCACTCCGAGGACTACCCGCTGGAGATTACGAAGGTTTCGGCCACGGCGGCAAACTTCGAGTTGGAACAGTTGCCGGAGCGCGAGCGGCGGCCGCAGCAGAAGTTCATCGAGCATCGAATCGTGGTGACGATTCCACCGGCGGACCAGTTGCCGCGTGAAGGTGCGGTGGAGATCGTGATCGAGACCACCGCGCGCGATGAGCAGTTTCGCATGATTCGTGTGCCGATCGAGCTTTTACAGCCCCCGACGGTGGCGCCAACCGCGGCCCAGCCGGCGACGGGCGGCTAA
- a CDS encoding crossover junction endodeoxyribonuclease RuvC has translation MYTPMPKSSRPQQPVFSAGPVLGVDPGLLRTGYAVLSDGSNRRDVHLCEAGVVRLPRGGTLAERLVELENGLATLIDTHRPVLLVCEELYAHYRHPRTAILMAHARGVILALAVRRGMTVLSVAATQVKKLLTGSGRADKAQMQRAVAMTLGLPHLPQPHDVADAIAIALCGLRERATGTTAPRRAQA, from the coding sequence ATGTACACACCTATGCCCAAAAGTTCGCGACCCCAACAACCTGTATTCTCCGCCGGGCCAGTCCTCGGTGTCGATCCGGGACTGCTGCGCACCGGTTATGCCGTCTTATCGGACGGCAGCAACCGTCGCGATGTGCATCTGTGTGAAGCCGGCGTAGTGCGTCTGCCACGGGGCGGAACGCTCGCGGAACGCCTCGTTGAGCTCGAAAACGGCCTCGCAACACTGATCGACACACACCGTCCGGTGCTGCTGGTCTGTGAGGAACTATACGCCCATTACCGGCACCCACGCACCGCAATCCTCATGGCACATGCCCGCGGAGTCATCCTGGCGCTCGCTGTGCGAAGGGGCATGACCGTTCTCTCGGTCGCCGCTACGCAGGTGAAGAAACTGCTGACGGGTAGCGGACGCGCCGACAAAGCCCAGATGCAGCGCGCCGTCGCCATGACACTCGGCCTGCCACACCTGCCTCAACCGCATGATGTCGCCGACGCTATCGCCATCGCCCTGTGTGGCCTGCGTGAACGAGCCACCGGCACCACGGCACCCCGGAGGGCCCAGGCGTGA
- a CDS encoding HAD family hydrolase codes for MNRPLPPTAPLHALDGLFVDMYGTLAAGDRAAVEAVCARVVADTDLPLTPQDLAIRWGNRFFAAMERAQGPEFCTLFTLEARTLSETLAELGCSRAPEPYVDALRTYWRAPPFQPELEAFLADLPLPICMVSNADHDDLLAALAAGGIRAVGVVTSESARTYKPDPAIFEAALAETGWRRERVLHVGDSLHSDIAGARRAGLRSVWIHRTGRIHDIGTAEPDWTFSDLLALRHWLITPESTDRDEDRGERACAAAE; via the coding sequence GTGAACCGCCCACTGCCCCCGACCGCACCGCTGCATGCGCTCGACGGCTTATTTGTGGATATGTATGGGACGCTGGCGGCCGGTGATCGCGCGGCCGTCGAGGCCGTTTGTGCGCGCGTCGTAGCTGACACCGACCTGCCGCTGACGCCGCAGGATCTCGCGATCCGCTGGGGAAACCGTTTCTTCGCCGCGATGGAGCGCGCTCAGGGACCGGAATTCTGCACGCTCTTCACACTGGAAGCACGGACGCTGTCCGAAACGCTCGCGGAACTGGGATGTTCACGCGCGCCGGAACCCTATGTGGATGCACTGCGCACGTATTGGCGCGCGCCACCCTTCCAGCCCGAGCTGGAGGCCTTCCTCGCTGATCTGCCGCTGCCGATCTGCATGGTTTCCAACGCCGACCATGACGACCTCCTCGCCGCCCTAGCAGCGGGTGGCATCCGTGCAGTCGGAGTCGTGACCTCCGAATCTGCACGGACCTACAAACCTGACCCGGCCATCTTTGAAGCGGCGCTCGCCGAGACCGGCTGGCGCCGCGAGCGCGTCCTGCATGTCGGTGATTCCCTCCACAGCGACATTGCCGGTGCGCGGCGCGCGGGTCTGCGCAGTGTCTGGATTCACCGCACTGGCCGCATCCACGATATCGGCACCGCGGAACCCGATTGGACGTTTTCCGATTTGCTGGCCCTGCGGCACTGGCTCATCACACCCGAATCTACGGACCGCGATGAAGACCGTGGCGAACGGGCGTGCGCGGCCGCGGAGTGA